A genomic stretch from Pseudomonas mendocina includes:
- the tolQ gene encoding protein TolQ: MEANAVDHMSMWSLISNASLVVQLVMLALVAASVISWVLIFQRTALLRAAKRALDNFEERFWSGIDLSKLYRQVGTNPDPDSGLEQIFRAGFKEFSRLRQQPGVEPDAVMDAVARAMRVAISREEEKLEQSLPFLATVGSTSPYIGLFGTVWGIMNSFRGLAQVQQATLATVAPGIAEALIATAIGLFAAIPAVIAYNRFSARGEMLIGRYYTFADEFQAILHRKVHTSDE, translated from the coding sequence GTGGAAGCCAATGCCGTTGACCACATGTCGATGTGGAGTCTGATCAGCAACGCCAGTCTGGTCGTGCAACTGGTGATGCTGGCTCTGGTGGCCGCATCGGTCATTTCTTGGGTTCTCATCTTTCAGCGTACTGCTTTGCTGCGTGCAGCCAAACGTGCGCTGGATAATTTCGAAGAACGTTTCTGGTCGGGTATTGATCTGTCCAAGCTCTATCGTCAGGTGGGTACCAACCCAGATCCTGATTCAGGCCTTGAGCAAATCTTTCGCGCAGGCTTCAAAGAGTTTTCCCGTCTGCGTCAACAGCCGGGCGTAGAGCCGGATGCGGTAATGGATGCAGTGGCTCGTGCGATGCGTGTAGCGATCTCCCGCGAGGAAGAAAAGCTTGAGCAGAGCCTGCCATTCTTGGCAACTGTAGGTTCCACCAGCCCCTACATCGGTCTGTTTGGTACTGTATGGGGGATTATGAACTCCTTCCGTGGGCTTGCTCAGGTTCAGCAGGCAACACTGGCAACTGTAGCTCCGGGTATCGCTGAGGCCTTGATCGCAACAGCTATCGGTTTGTTTGCCGCTATTCCTGCTGTAATTGCCTACAACCGCTTCTCTGCGCGTGGCGAAATGCTGATTGGTCGCTATTACACCTTCGCTGATGAGTTCCAGGCGATTCTGCACCGCAAAGTTCACACCAGTGATGAATAA
- the tolA gene encoding cell envelope integrity protein TolA: MQNQREQSPSESLFWPVVWAVGLHVIIFAMLFVSFAFAPELPPAKPVVQATLYKLQSQSQATTQTNQKIAGEAKKTSAPIYETEQLEQKKAEELKQAVKAVEQKKAAEAQKAAEAKAEAAKAEAAKKAAEQKAAEQKKLAEAAIAKKKAEEEAAKKKAAEDAKKKAAAEAAKKKAAEDAKKKAAAEAAQRKAAEDKKAAALAELLSEDVGRQQALADTVGDQVAGSLDDLIVMLVSQQWRRPPSARNGMSVEVLIEMLPDGTITNASVTRSSGDGPFDSSAVQAVRNVGRIAEMQQLDRATFDRLYRKRRAVFKPEDLGL; the protein is encoded by the coding sequence ATGCAAAATCAGCGCGAACAGTCGCCGTCGGAAAGTCTGTTTTGGCCTGTTGTCTGGGCAGTGGGGCTGCACGTCATCATCTTTGCGATGCTGTTCGTTAGCTTTGCATTTGCCCCTGAGCTTCCGCCTGCTAAACCAGTTGTGCAGGCTACCCTGTACAAATTGCAGTCTCAGAGCCAGGCAACTACTCAGACCAATCAGAAGATTGCCGGTGAGGCAAAGAAAACCAGTGCTCCTATCTATGAAACCGAGCAGTTGGAGCAAAAAAAAGCTGAAGAGTTGAAACAAGCTGTTAAGGCAGTGGAACAAAAGAAAGCTGCGGAGGCTCAGAAAGCAGCTGAAGCTAAGGCTGAAGCAGCTAAGGCTGAGGCAGCAAAAAAAGCCGCTGAGCAAAAAGCCGCTGAGCAGAAGAAGTTAGCTGAAGCTGCCATTGCAAAGAAAAAGGCAGAAGAAGAGGCCGCTAAGAAGAAAGCTGCAGAAGACGCCAAGAAAAAGGCTGCAGCTGAGGCTGCCAAGAAGAAGGCAGCAGAGGATGCGAAGAAAAAAGCAGCTGCAGAGGCTGCACAGCGTAAAGCCGCAGAAGATAAAAAAGCTGCCGCTTTGGCTGAGTTGCTTTCGGAAGATGTAGGGCGCCAACAGGCTTTGGCTGATACGGTTGGGGACCAAGTTGCGGGAAGCCTGGATGACCTGATTGTTATGTTGGTAAGTCAGCAGTGGCGCCGTCCGCCTTCTGCACGTAATGGAATGAGTGTAGAGGTGCTGATTGAGATGTTGCCTGACGGCACCATTACCAATGCCAGTGTCACGCGCTCCAGTGGTGATGGTCCCTTCGACAGCTCAGCAGTACAGGCTGTCCGCAACGTTGGACGCATTGCTGAAATGCAACAGTTGGATCGCGCCACATTTGATCGTCTTTATCGCAAGCGGCGCGCTGTCTTCAAACCGGAGGATTTAGGTCTGTGA
- the tolR gene encoding protein TolR: protein MARIRNRRKPVAEMNVVPYIDVMLVLLVIFMVTAPMLNQGVKVDLPQVSSEALPQDNNAQVLTISIKADKTFYWNMGTEVDVDTVQDKALTLEEMTRAVTAIVAQSRASGKQVQVFVRGDKTVDYGTIMAAMGGLQQAAVGNVGLITEAP, encoded by the coding sequence ATGGCCAGAATTCGCAACAGACGCAAGCCGGTCGCTGAGATGAACGTGGTGCCCTACATCGACGTGATGTTGGTACTGCTGGTCATCTTCATGGTGACTGCGCCAATGCTTAATCAGGGCGTAAAGGTTGACCTGCCACAGGTCAGCAGTGAGGCTCTTCCTCAGGACAATAATGCTCAGGTTCTGACGATCTCGATCAAGGCTGACAAGACCTTCTATTGGAATATGGGCACTGAGGTCGATGTTGATACTGTTCAGGACAAAGCCCTGACCCTAGAAGAAATGACTCGCGCTGTGACAGCTATCGTTGCCCAGAGTCGTGCATCTGGTAAGCAGGTGCAGGTGTTTGTGCGTGGCGACAAAACCGTCGACTACGGCACCATCATGGCGGCCATGGGTGGCCTTCAACAGGCTGCGGTGGGTAACGTCGGGCTGATTACTGAGGCACCCTGA
- the ruvB gene encoding Holliday junction branch migration DNA helicase RuvB, with protein sequence MLEADRLITATARERDEQVDRAIRPLKLAEYIGQPIVREQMELFIQAARGRAEALDHTLIFGPPGLGKTTLANIIAQEMNVSIKSTSGPVLERPGDLAALLTNLEPGDVLFIDEIHRLSPIVEEVLYPAMEDFQLDIMIGEGPAARSIKLDLPPFTLVGATTRAGMLTNPLRDRFGIVQRLEFYNTEDLATIVSRSAAITGLQIDPQGAVEIARRARGTPRIANRLLRRVRDFAEVRGQGDITRAIADKALNLLDVDERGFDHQDRRLLLTMIEKFEGGPVGIDNLAAAISEERHTIEDVLEPYLIQQGYIMRTPRGRVVTRHAYLHFGLNAPKRTLDTPTADLFASEE encoded by the coding sequence GTGCTAGAAGCAGATCGTTTGATTACAGCAACCGCACGTGAGCGCGACGAGCAGGTTGATCGGGCCATTCGCCCACTAAAACTCGCTGAATATATCGGTCAGCCGATTGTGCGTGAGCAGATGGAGCTGTTCATCCAGGCTGCACGTGGACGGGCCGAAGCGCTGGATCATACGTTGATATTCGGGCCGCCTGGCCTCGGTAAAACAACCCTAGCGAATATCATTGCTCAGGAAATGAATGTTTCCATTAAAAGCACCTCCGGGCCTGTATTGGAGCGTCCAGGGGATTTGGCTGCGCTGCTGACCAATCTTGAGCCAGGCGATGTGCTGTTTATCGATGAGATTCATCGCCTGTCGCCTATTGTCGAGGAAGTCCTGTATCCAGCGATGGAGGACTTTCAGCTCGATATCATGATTGGCGAAGGACCTGCTGCTCGTTCGATCAAGCTTGATCTGCCGCCCTTTACATTAGTTGGGGCTACGACCCGAGCAGGAATGCTGACCAATCCTCTGCGCGACCGCTTCGGTATTGTTCAGCGGCTGGAGTTTTACAATACCGAAGATCTGGCCACGATTGTGAGTCGCTCCGCAGCCATTACAGGGCTGCAGATTGATCCGCAAGGGGCTGTTGAAATTGCCCGGCGTGCCCGTGGTACGCCGCGTATTGCTAACCGTTTACTGCGACGCGTACGGGATTTCGCTGAAGTAAGAGGGCAGGGCGATATTACCCGGGCTATTGCCGACAAAGCACTGAATCTGCTTGATGTGGATGAGCGTGGTTTCGATCACCAAGATCGTCGCTTACTGCTCACCATGATTGAGAAATTCGAAGGTGGCCCGGTTGGGATTGATAATTTGGCAGCTGCTATCAGTGAAGAGCGACACACGATTGAAGATGTGTTGGAGCCCTATCTGATTCAGCAAGGCTATATCATGCGGACCCCAAGAGGGCGTGTCGTTACCCGTCACGCTTATCTGCACTTTGGTTTGAATGCCCCCAAACGAACACTGGATACACCCACCGCCGATCTGTTTGCGTCGGAAGAATGA
- the ybgC gene encoding tol-pal system-associated acyl-CoA thioesterase — MRAQNGVEPFTHRCRVYYEDTDAGGIVYYVNYLKFMERARTECLRELGYSQSTLAEEGLLFVVHSAEARYQAPARLDDELSVTAEVIELNRASLRFRQQVKRLVDDVLLCEGHFVVACVRAENLKPRAIPNQMHEAFAGQGGASKSNAAGE, encoded by the coding sequence ATGCGCGCGCAAAACGGAGTTGAGCCGTTCACCCATCGCTGTCGTGTCTATTATGAGGACACAGATGCTGGCGGTATCGTCTACTACGTCAATTACCTCAAATTTATGGAACGGGCTCGTACCGAGTGCTTACGTGAGCTGGGCTATTCCCAATCGACGTTAGCCGAGGAGGGCCTTTTGTTCGTTGTGCACTCAGCTGAGGCGCGTTACCAAGCTCCAGCTAGGCTTGACGACGAGCTATCCGTGACTGCTGAAGTGATTGAGTTAAACCGCGCCAGCCTTCGTTTTCGTCAACAGGTCAAGCGGTTAGTAGATGACGTATTGCTGTGTGAAGGGCACTTTGTAGTGGCCTGTGTTCGTGCCGAAAATTTAAAACCTCGCGCCATTCCAAACCAAATGCATGAAGCATTTGCCGGGCAAGGTGGGGCGAGTAAATCTAATGCTGCAGGAGAGTAA
- the ruvA gene encoding Holliday junction branch migration protein RuvA, whose amino-acid sequence MIGRLRGTLAEKQPPHIIVDINGLGYEVEVPMTTLYRLPSVGEPVTLHTHLVVREDAHLLYGFAEKRERELFRELIRLNGVGPKLALALMSGLEVDELVRCVQAQDTSVLVKIPGVGKKTAERLLVELKDRFKAWETVPVMSGLVVEARAGAPASSAESDAVSALISLGYKPQEASRAVSAVKEDGLSSEDMIRRALKGMV is encoded by the coding sequence GTGATCGGACGTTTGCGCGGTACTCTGGCTGAAAAGCAGCCGCCCCATATAATTGTTGACATAAATGGTTTGGGTTATGAGGTGGAAGTCCCCATGACCACGTTGTACCGTCTGCCCTCGGTAGGGGAGCCTGTGACACTGCACACGCATCTGGTGGTGCGTGAAGATGCTCATCTTCTCTATGGGTTTGCCGAAAAGCGCGAGCGCGAACTATTTCGTGAGCTGATCCGCCTCAATGGCGTTGGGCCGAAATTGGCATTGGCACTTATGTCAGGCCTTGAGGTCGATGAGTTGGTGCGTTGTGTACAAGCACAGGACACGTCTGTGCTGGTTAAGATTCCTGGGGTCGGCAAAAAAACCGCGGAACGTTTACTGGTGGAGCTGAAGGATCGCTTCAAGGCATGGGAGACTGTCCCGGTTATGTCAGGCCTAGTGGTAGAAGCTCGTGCGGGGGCGCCTGCATCAAGTGCAGAGTCGGATGCGGTCAGTGCACTTATTTCGTTGGGCTACAAACCCCAAGAGGCAAGTCGTGCCGTCTCAGCAGTCAAGGAAGATGGTTTGAGTAGTGAGGATATGATTCGTCGAGCCCTGAAGGGAATGGTGTAG